A genomic stretch from Sphingobacterium sp. ML3W includes:
- a CDS encoding TonB-dependent receptor: MLQFKGLVTPLLIAAPFCLNAQTVSSDSLKSLKIDEIEITSKYYRRYNPKQLSEALRLETSLLNVPQHIQVINSEIFRDQAVLNLNESATRNVSGTFREELHNGISPDIYSRGGYISAQRNGVDMRPLGKGPIADDLAIIERVEFVKGPSGFMHAISDPSGSYNIITKKPTGETKRSFDLLTGSFGLLRAAVDLDGQLDKRNKAQYRLNVMGMRGNGFLKHDRNNRLLFAPSLKYQFSDRTSITAEYIYQQLNYLLLSEAQMSPYGYGTLPKDFTITDPSIRPFVGNDHNAFLTFQHRFKSDWQLTTKLAYIRSGYNGTLFWVNGANAQNKDILDRNLVYDSNKYSIFSTQAYVNGYFKTGNVGHRIITGIDINNKLSRSWDTWGAATAVYPLSITNPQYSETILNTGVGGDSASENDFTSEGSKIHRRLFYVSAYAMDELLFLDEKLRITLGLRVTASNGKTNDYGAKSNSEDVVLTPRLGINYALDQNTSLYFLHDQSYLPQAGISVDGTALKPLEGVNYELGIKRDWMEGKWNTSVSVYHIERNRLITPDPVSNLIYQTGESKSRGVEFDLKGRLAKGMNAVINYAYTDSKISADEMKSENIGMATPNRVKHIHNTWLNYLLPIERVKGLTVSLGYQLLIGRAERFTSTNPVALKDIFRLDAGAGWSNDKYRINLIVNNLLNEKMYSTAWRNGSGNMYYWVQMAPIHARLSFGINL; this comes from the coding sequence ATGTTACAATTCAAAGGTCTTGTTACACCTTTATTAATTGCTGCTCCTTTTTGTCTTAATGCACAGACAGTTTCATCTGACTCCTTAAAATCATTGAAAATTGATGAAATAGAAATCACCTCTAAGTATTACAGGCGGTATAATCCAAAACAATTGTCTGAAGCATTACGCTTGGAAACTTCTTTATTGAATGTTCCGCAGCATATTCAGGTCATTAACAGCGAGATTTTTCGAGATCAGGCGGTATTGAACCTGAATGAGAGCGCTACCCGCAATGTAAGTGGAACTTTTAGAGAGGAATTACATAATGGTATATCCCCTGATATATACTCGCGTGGGGGCTATATCAGTGCACAACGTAATGGCGTAGATATGCGTCCATTGGGTAAGGGGCCAATCGCCGATGATCTGGCAATTATTGAAAGAGTGGAATTTGTAAAGGGACCGAGTGGCTTTATGCATGCCATTAGTGATCCATCCGGTTCCTATAACATCATTACAAAAAAACCAACAGGAGAAACCAAAAGGAGTTTTGATTTGCTAACTGGAAGTTTTGGTTTGTTGCGTGCCGCTGTAGATTTGGATGGGCAACTTGATAAGCGTAATAAAGCCCAATACCGTTTAAATGTCATGGGCATGCGTGGTAATGGATTTCTTAAACATGATCGAAATAATAGATTGTTGTTTGCTCCCTCATTAAAATATCAATTTAGCGATCGCACATCAATAACGGCCGAATACATCTATCAACAATTGAACTATCTTCTCCTCAGTGAAGCACAGATGTCCCCCTACGGTTATGGTACACTCCCGAAAGATTTTACCATTACCGACCCAAGTATACGACCTTTTGTAGGTAATGACCATAATGCATTTTTGACATTTCAACATAGATTTAAGAGTGATTGGCAATTGACAACAAAATTGGCGTACATCCGTAGTGGCTATAATGGTACATTGTTTTGGGTGAATGGTGCGAATGCTCAAAATAAAGATATTTTGGATAGAAATCTAGTTTACGATTCGAATAAGTACAGTATCTTTTCTACGCAGGCTTACGTGAATGGATATTTTAAAACTGGAAATGTCGGCCACCGTATCATCACTGGAATTGATATCAATAATAAATTATCCCGAAGTTGGGATACATGGGGCGCAGCGACAGCAGTCTATCCGCTGTCCATTACGAATCCACAGTATTCAGAAACGATCCTCAATACTGGTGTAGGCGGCGATTCTGCTTCGGAGAATGATTTTACTTCCGAGGGAAGTAAAATACACCGACGGCTGTTCTATGTTTCGGCTTATGCAATGGATGAATTACTTTTTTTGGATGAAAAACTGCGGATTACCCTTGGTTTACGTGTCACTGCATCAAATGGCAAAACAAATGATTATGGAGCAAAGAGTAATTCCGAAGATGTTGTTTTAACCCCACGGTTGGGAATCAATTATGCATTGGATCAAAATACTTCGCTCTATTTCCTACATGACCAGAGTTATTTGCCACAAGCAGGGATTTCCGTGGATGGTACAGCGTTAAAACCTTTAGAAGGAGTAAACTATGAATTAGGGATAAAACGTGACTGGATGGAAGGAAAATGGAATACAAGCGTTTCAGTGTATCATATTGAAAGAAATCGTCTGATCACACCTGACCCAGTATCCAATCTGATCTATCAGACCGGGGAAAGTAAATCCAGAGGAGTTGAGTTTGACCTTAAGGGAAGACTGGCAAAAGGTATGAATGCGGTGATCAACTATGCTTACACGGATTCTAAAATCTCTGCCGACGAAATGAAATCAGAAAATATTGGGATGGCCACGCCCAATCGGGTAAAGCATATTCACAATACTTGGTTGAATTATCTGTTGCCTATTGAGCGCGTAAAAGGTTTAACAGTATCCTTGGGATATCAGTTGCTCATTGGTCGAGCTGAACGTTTTACATCAACGAATCCTGTAGCCCTAAAAGATATCTTTCGATTGGATGCAGGAGCAGGATGGAGCAATGACAAGTATCGTATTAATCTAATCGTCAATAATCTATTGAACGAAAAAATGTATTCTACAGCTTGGCGTAATGGTAGTGGAAATATGTACTATTGGGTACAAATGGCACCTATACATGCAAGGCTCTCATTCGGAATAAATCTGTAA
- a CDS encoding ABC transporter substrate-binding protein, whose protein sequence is MKINFIKKLIVILFPIWIGCSGENQIGKTNGVAVEVIDAQGQLIALEKPAERIVCLYEPGLDALYMLQAEHRIVGLFNDVYSSDELFPFFSKMDSRILERKLPVVGANNQGSVEQIVGLGPDLVIVHAGQADLIEGLRNAGMKVYATKAELKAEVFKTVQDIATLTASTERGMELISYVKQKEELIKKTSNTIAKKRRVYFTWAYGRVFSTTGTKSMMHACLEMAGVENVCPFELDQPNINAETLISWNPDMIVMWNDSPHLFYKRKEFADIPAIKEKQIFNLLPMFVYNPHTLKALCTATAIHHWAYDNKQLGQKGQVEEIITHLYGKQKADKIIDLL, encoded by the coding sequence ATGAAAATAAATTTTATAAAAAAACTTATAGTGATCCTATTTCCTATTTGGATTGGCTGTAGTGGCGAAAATCAAATAGGGAAAACGAATGGAGTGGCTGTAGAGGTAATCGATGCACAAGGGCAACTTATTGCGCTAGAGAAACCGGCAGAACGTATCGTATGTTTATATGAACCTGGATTGGACGCGCTATATATGCTGCAGGCTGAGCATAGAATTGTTGGGCTATTTAATGATGTTTATTCCAGTGATGAGCTATTTCCTTTCTTTTCGAAAATGGATAGCCGGATACTTGAGCGAAAACTACCCGTGGTGGGCGCAAATAATCAGGGAAGTGTTGAACAGATTGTTGGACTCGGTCCAGATTTGGTAATCGTACATGCTGGTCAGGCGGATTTAATAGAAGGCTTACGAAATGCTGGAATGAAGGTGTATGCAACGAAAGCCGAATTGAAAGCAGAGGTGTTTAAAACAGTGCAAGATATTGCAACACTTACAGCTAGTACGGAAAGAGGTATGGAGTTGATTTCCTATGTAAAGCAGAAAGAGGAACTAATCAAAAAAACTTCTAATACGATTGCAAAGAAACGACGGGTATATTTTACCTGGGCTTATGGACGTGTTTTTTCGACAACAGGTACAAAGAGCATGATGCACGCTTGTCTGGAAATGGCCGGTGTCGAAAATGTCTGTCCTTTTGAGTTGGATCAACCCAATATTAACGCGGAAACATTGATCAGCTGGAACCCGGATATGATTGTTATGTGGAATGATAGTCCACACTTATTTTATAAACGAAAAGAGTTTGCGGATATCCCTGCGATAAAGGAGAAGCAGATTTTTAATCTATTGCCAATGTTTGTCTACAATCCACATACGTTGAAAGCGCTTTGCACAGCAACGGCAATACATCATTGGGCGTATGATAATAAGCAATTAGGTCAAAAGGGGCAGGTTGAAGAAATTATTACCCATCTTTATGGAAAGCAAAAAGCTGATAAAATTATAGATTTATTATGA
- a CDS encoding class I SAM-dependent methyltransferase encodes MIINRITSYWDKQSKIWREEKEEAWSQPETANWLNFFEEILLDPKLGGKNILEIGTASGYFGNIMTKAGFDVTAIDLSPNMINEAKQVSNVLNLKVDYHVMDAQNLTFDDDKFDLVFTRLMTWTIPDLLKCYGEIFRVLKPGGIFINFDGDFGATVFSQEGHKRYPKEIMEEANVIKSNLDISKHSRPERDLYLLDKVGFTDLKTDNEVHNKIYSKTEAGGGLFMLSAVKPMC; translated from the coding sequence ATGATAATTAACAGGATTACATCGTACTGGGACAAACAGAGTAAGATTTGGCGTGAAGAGAAAGAAGAGGCTTGGTCCCAACCAGAAACAGCAAATTGGTTGAATTTCTTCGAAGAGATATTGCTAGACCCAAAGTTGGGAGGAAAGAATATTCTGGAGATAGGGACTGCTTCAGGATACTTTGGTAATATTATGACCAAGGCAGGCTTTGATGTGACCGCTATCGATCTCTCGCCAAACATGATAAATGAAGCAAAACAGGTTTCTAATGTATTAAATCTAAAAGTGGATTATCATGTAATGGATGCTCAAAATTTGACATTTGATGATGATAAATTTGATCTTGTTTTTACACGTCTTATGACCTGGACGATTCCCGATTTATTAAAATGTTATGGTGAAATATTTCGGGTATTGAAGCCCGGAGGAATATTTATAAATTTTGATGGTGATTTCGGAGCGACAGTTTTCAGTCAAGAGGGACATAAAAGATATCCTAAAGAAATTATGGAAGAGGCAAATGTCATCAAATCTAATTTAGATATAAGTAAACATAGCCGACCTGAAAGAGATTTATATCTATTGGATAAGGTAGGTTTCACTGATTTGAAAACCGATAATGAAGTTCACAATAAAATCTATTCGAAAACAGAAGCAGGAGGTGGATTATTCATGCTGAGTGCTGTAAAACCGATGTGCTAG
- a CDS encoding (Fe-S)-binding protein, with amino-acid sequence MENELKVPTVAELLAKGETPDILFWVGCAGSFDERAQKITRDICRILQHVGLNYAILGTEESCTGDPAKRSGNEFLFQMQAMMNIEVLNGYEIKKIVTACPHCFNTLKNEYPALGGNYEVIHHTQLIQDLIDTGKLKPADNNIFKGKKITYHDPCYLGRANEVYEAPRKVLESLDAQLVELKRCKSNGLCCGAGGGQMFKEPEQGKKDINIERIEEVIAVQPNVVAAACPFCMTMLKDGVKIKEKESEIEVLDIAEITARANKL; translated from the coding sequence ATGGAAAATGAATTAAAAGTTCCAACAGTCGCAGAACTGTTAGCTAAGGGAGAAACTCCCGATATATTATTTTGGGTGGGTTGTGCTGGTAGTTTTGATGAGCGCGCTCAAAAGATAACACGTGATATTTGTCGGATTCTCCAGCATGTTGGGCTTAACTATGCGATTCTTGGAACTGAAGAAAGCTGCACTGGTGATCCCGCAAAAAGAAGTGGAAATGAATTTTTATTTCAGATGCAGGCCATGATGAATATCGAAGTATTGAATGGCTATGAAATTAAAAAAATTGTAACCGCCTGTCCGCACTGTTTTAATACACTTAAAAATGAATACCCAGCTCTGGGTGGTAACTACGAAGTCATCCATCATACCCAATTGATCCAGGATCTCATCGATACTGGCAAATTAAAACCAGCTGACAATAACATATTTAAAGGTAAAAAAATAACCTATCATGACCCTTGCTATCTGGGACGGGCAAATGAAGTATATGAAGCACCTCGAAAAGTGCTTGAAAGTCTAGATGCGCAACTTGTTGAATTGAAACGTTGCAAAAGTAATGGACTATGCTGTGGTGCCGGTGGTGGCCAAATGTTTAAGGAACCCGAACAAGGCAAAAAAGATATTAATATTGAACGTATTGAAGAGGTCATTGCGGTACAGCCTAATGTTGTTGCAGCTGCATGTCCTTTCTGTATGACGATGTTAAAGGATGGTGTCAAAATAAAGGAGAAAGAGTCCGAAATCGAAGTGCTCGACATTGCTGAAATAACAGCCCGCGCAAATAAACTTTAA
- a CDS encoding (Fe-S)-binding protein, with protein sequence MIGQLLFAVCFLGALFFFGKNARQIYSNIKLGRDLDRSDRASERWKTMFLIALGQKKMFKRIIPAILHLFVYLGFVIINIEMLEIIIDGLFGTHRVFSFLGGFYNFLIGSFEWLALGVLLSCVIFLIRRNVVKVNRLNSKELNNWPKTDANIILITEILLMSAFLLMNATDLKLQLYGFEHFNAVGSFPVSHYLLPYLPTSTTTLYMIERFCWWFHILGVLAFLNYLPYSKHLHIVLAFPNTYFSNLDAKGKLSNMTAVTNEVKAMLDPSFTPPSSDATARFGAKDVQDLTWKSLLDAYTCTECGRCTSSCPANITGKLLSPRKIMMDTRDRLAEVGNNIKANGSFVEDGKSLIDTYISREELWACTSCNACVEQCPVNINPLDIIIELRRFAVMEESQAPASINNMFGNIENNGAPWKYAQMDRANWTQQQ encoded by the coding sequence ATGATAGGTCAGCTACTATTCGCAGTTTGTTTTTTAGGCGCATTATTTTTCTTTGGTAAAAATGCACGACAGATCTATAGTAATATCAAGTTAGGTAGAGATTTAGATCGTTCCGACAGGGCTTCAGAACGTTGGAAAACAATGTTTTTGATTGCCTTAGGACAAAAAAAGATGTTTAAGCGGATTATTCCCGCCATCCTACATTTATTTGTCTATTTGGGTTTCGTTATCATCAATATCGAGATGTTGGAAATCATTATCGACGGTTTATTCGGAACTCATCGGGTATTTTCTTTTTTAGGAGGCTTCTATAACTTCTTGATTGGTTCATTTGAATGGCTAGCACTTGGTGTGCTACTGTCCTGTGTGATCTTCCTTATTCGAAGAAATGTAGTCAAAGTAAATCGTCTGAACAGCAAAGAGCTTAACAACTGGCCTAAAACAGACGCTAATATTATTTTGATTACAGAGATTCTGCTTATGTCGGCTTTCCTTCTAATGAATGCTACAGATCTCAAATTACAGCTTTATGGATTTGAACATTTTAATGCTGTTGGCTCCTTTCCGGTAAGTCATTATTTATTACCTTATCTTCCGACTTCCACTACTACGCTGTATATGATCGAAAGATTTTGTTGGTGGTTCCATATATTAGGCGTATTAGCTTTTTTAAACTATCTACCCTATTCAAAACACTTACATATCGTTCTTGCTTTTCCCAATACATATTTTTCAAACTTGGACGCCAAGGGGAAATTATCCAATATGACAGCGGTAACCAATGAAGTAAAAGCGATGCTTGATCCAAGCTTCACTCCGCCTTCTTCAGATGCCACAGCCCGCTTTGGAGCCAAAGATGTTCAAGATCTAACATGGAAAAGCCTACTGGATGCCTATACTTGTACCGAATGTGGTCGCTGCACCTCTTCTTGTCCAGCTAATATCACGGGAAAACTTCTATCCCCACGAAAAATAATGATGGATACAAGGGATAGATTAGCTGAAGTGGGCAATAATATTAAGGCAAATGGTAGCTTCGTTGAGGACGGAAAATCTCTTATAGATACTTATATCAGCCGGGAAGAATTGTGGGCATGTACAAGCTGTAATGCCTGTGTCGAGCAATGTCCTGTCAATATTAATCCATTGGATATTATCATCGAACTTCGTCGTTTTGCAGTTATGGAAGAATCTCAGGCCCCTGCAAGTATCAATAATATGTTTGGAAACATTGAGAATAATGGCGCTCCATGGAAATATGCGCAAATGGACCGTGCAAATTGGACTCAACAACAATAG
- a CDS encoding TetR/AcrR family transcriptional regulator, whose protein sequence is MKKKVTEDHPKKERKVTSGPIRDKERTKARMIAAVGKVIQKKGYHALNGPNIALECGLNKALIWNYFGGLDQLVEAYLTQKDFWQIGDKGVLEQMISNPTDIDVALVNELLKSQLNTFLKDKTKQKIIHWGLGEKTKALKNIADRREVLGEELFKHFDPKFEHSETDIRATLALLVSGIYYLSLQAKSTGSTFCGIDINTEEGKARIEKTVEKILKQAFADIDLSK, encoded by the coding sequence ATGAAAAAGAAAGTAACTGAGGATCATCCAAAGAAAGAAAGAAAAGTAACATCCGGTCCCATCCGAGACAAAGAACGTACCAAGGCGCGGATGATCGCAGCAGTGGGAAAAGTCATCCAAAAGAAAGGCTACCATGCGCTGAACGGCCCGAATATTGCACTGGAGTGCGGCTTAAATAAAGCGCTTATCTGGAATTATTTTGGAGGTCTTGATCAACTAGTAGAAGCTTACTTAACACAAAAGGATTTTTGGCAAATCGGAGATAAAGGAGTTTTAGAGCAAATGATATCAAATCCAACCGATATTGATGTTGCTTTGGTCAACGAATTACTTAAATCCCAGTTGAATACATTTTTAAAAGATAAAACCAAACAGAAAATCATCCATTGGGGACTGGGTGAAAAAACAAAAGCTTTAAAAAATATAGCGGATAGGCGCGAAGTTCTCGGTGAAGAATTATTTAAACACTTTGATCCAAAATTTGAGCATTCTGAAACTGACATAAGAGCTACACTTGCATTACTTGTCAGTGGAATTTACTACTTAAGTCTACAGGCTAAATCGACAGGAAGTACTTTCTGCGGTATTGATATCAATACAGAAGAAGGAAAGGCCCGTATTGAAAAAACTGTCGAAAAAATTCTTAAGCAAGCATTTGCTGATATAGATTTATCCAAATAA
- a CDS encoding OmpH family outer membrane protein, translating into MKNLLKGAVAIVAVFFSTQFANAQQKIGHINFAEIISATSDYKTAEGQLKTLSETKTKEIQGMVTMLQAKQKEGTDKLRTRSEANKETLDPELNKLGQEIQDMQTRIQTSQQTAQEELQKKEDELITPIQRKVADAVSAVSKEKGMAYVFDISSTNIPYFQGGEDLTAAVKSKLGISATAAPAVPAKK; encoded by the coding sequence ATGAAAAACTTATTAAAAGGTGCGGTTGCTATAGTGGCAGTATTTTTCTCAACTCAATTTGCGAATGCGCAGCAAAAAATTGGTCACATCAATTTTGCTGAAATCATTTCAGCCACTTCAGATTATAAAACAGCTGAAGGTCAATTGAAAACATTGAGTGAGACTAAAACAAAGGAAATTCAAGGGATGGTGACGATGTTACAGGCCAAACAGAAAGAAGGAACTGATAAATTACGTACTAGAAGTGAAGCAAACAAAGAAACGCTAGATCCTGAACTTAACAAGTTAGGTCAAGAAATTCAAGATATGCAAACGCGTATTCAAACTTCGCAACAAACTGCTCAAGAAGAATTGCAAAAAAAAGAAGATGAGTTGATCACTCCTATTCAAAGAAAAGTAGCTGATGCTGTAAGCGCAGTATCCAAAGAAAAAGGTATGGCTTATGTATTTGATATCTCAAGTACAAATATTCCTTATTTCCAAGGTGGCGAAGATTTGACTGCAGCTGTTAAATCAAAACTAGGTATCTCAGCAACAGCAGCTCCTGCTGTACCAGCGAAAAAATAA
- a CDS encoding OmpH family outer membrane protein, whose translation MKKILLVIAFVVVSATATFAQQLAYVDSEYILKHIPEYTTAQKQLDDLSKQWQEEVDQKYAEIEKLYQAYQKDQVLLNEDMRRRREDEIVTREKEVKDYQKQKFGFEGELFKRRVQLVKPIQDRVAKAIQDVASAQNFDFIMDKGKESTFLYANSKLNKSNDVITKLGYKPNPSLAN comes from the coding sequence ATGAAAAAAATATTGTTAGTTATAGCTTTTGTAGTCGTGAGTGCTACAGCGACATTTGCTCAACAGCTTGCATATGTAGATTCAGAATATATCCTAAAACACATTCCCGAATATACCACTGCCCAAAAACAATTAGATGATCTTTCTAAACAATGGCAGGAAGAGGTCGATCAAAAATATGCTGAAATAGAAAAGTTATATCAGGCTTATCAAAAAGATCAAGTTTTATTAAACGAGGATATGCGTCGTCGTCGCGAGGATGAGATCGTTACCAGAGAAAAAGAGGTAAAAGATTATCAAAAACAAAAATTCGGATTTGAAGGTGAGCTGTTCAAAAGACGGGTTCAATTGGTTAAACCTATTCAAGACCGCGTTGCAAAAGCAATACAGGATGTTGCCTCGGCACAGAATTTTGACTTCATCATGGACAAAGGCAAAGAGTCTACTTTCCTTTATGCGAATTCAAAATTGAACAAAAGTAATGATGTCATTACAAAATTAGGTTATAAACCTAATCCTAGTCTTGCAAACTAA
- the bamA gene encoding outer membrane protein assembly factor BamA, which produces MKRILPVILFFGLSSMQLVYGQQNGAFNLNDPEKISYLNPKNYVISAVDVTGTQFLDKNVLITISKLSVGQYLEVPSEATAKVVKDMMAQGLFDDVELWAEKIEGENIFLTIRVVERPRLTRIDINGLSKSQTEEVRKRLNSNTGKIVNENLMNTTRATIQRFLKEKAFLYPEITLKTVKDSAQANNEILIADVDKKHKVRVKKMTFTGNEHFSQKDLRKMAKPIKQKMWYRVFGPGKFKEEKYKEGKENLIKKMAAKGYRDAEILKDTIIRDGEKNVLVNFDIYEGPKYYVGNIVWTGNAKYSDTLLNKILGIKRGDVFSEEKLSTKLLGGGKNSDDISSIYMNDGYLTFSVDPEQTRVYNDTIDLNLRVYEGAQYTINNVIVKGNDVTNDRVVLRSIYTKPGQKFSKEQIMRSVREIAQLGNFDEQKTNPVPSNLNYAEGTVDIVYNVTEKPSDQVELSGGYGAGQIIGTLGLTFNNFSTSNFFDKSSWKPLPRGDGQKLSVRGQTSGKRYQSYSFSFSEPWLGGKKPIYFGLSAYTSSSSYGGFNYYTGEQIVKDSELNRIWMTGITATLGKRLQWPDNWFQANTSLSFQRYKLQNYGNYFLFDNGTAYNINLTQEFSRNSIDAPIYPTSGSNIKFSVQLTPPYSLFNNIDYKNGTPQDRYRWTEYHKWKFDSQWYAKIVGKLVFKAQAQFGFLGKYSSKTEISTFERFKVGGDGMQGFDYLQGSEIIAMRGYANGVIIPEGTQNVNVARNSGSPIYTKYQMELRHPVMLNDQATVYVLAFAEAGNTWNKFTEYNPFKVRRSAGVGARIFLPIFGMLGIDYGHAFDPIPGLPSSTWKQNFTFSIMQNMGGF; this is translated from the coding sequence ATGAAGCGTATACTACCCGTAATACTATTTTTTGGTCTCTCATCAATGCAACTTGTCTATGGACAGCAAAATGGTGCGTTCAACTTAAATGACCCCGAAAAAATCAGTTATCTCAACCCTAAAAACTATGTAATTAGTGCTGTTGATGTAACTGGAACACAATTTTTGGATAAGAATGTATTAATTACCATATCTAAATTGTCTGTAGGTCAATATTTGGAAGTCCCAAGTGAAGCGACTGCGAAAGTAGTAAAAGACATGATGGCTCAAGGCCTCTTCGATGATGTCGAATTATGGGCAGAAAAAATTGAAGGCGAAAACATCTTTTTGACCATCCGTGTAGTAGAGCGTCCTCGTTTGACACGTATTGATATTAATGGACTAAGTAAAAGCCAAACGGAAGAAGTCCGTAAACGTTTAAATAGTAATACAGGTAAAATTGTCAATGAAAATTTGATGAATACCACTCGTGCAACAATTCAACGTTTTCTAAAAGAAAAAGCTTTTTTATATCCAGAAATTACACTAAAAACAGTTAAGGATTCGGCGCAAGCTAACAATGAGATCTTAATTGCTGATGTGGATAAAAAACATAAGGTAAGAGTCAAAAAAATGACTTTTACAGGCAACGAACATTTTTCGCAAAAAGATCTGCGGAAAATGGCAAAGCCAATCAAGCAAAAAATGTGGTACCGCGTATTTGGTCCAGGTAAATTCAAAGAAGAGAAATACAAAGAAGGTAAAGAAAACCTGATCAAAAAAATGGCTGCCAAGGGTTATCGCGATGCTGAGATCTTAAAAGATACGATCATCCGAGATGGTGAAAAAAATGTATTGGTAAATTTTGATATTTATGAAGGTCCTAAATATTATGTTGGTAATATTGTATGGACAGGAAATGCAAAATATTCGGACACCTTATTAAATAAAATTCTAGGAATCAAACGTGGTGATGTCTTCTCGGAAGAAAAACTGAGCACTAAGTTGTTAGGTGGAGGCAAAAATTCGGATGATATATCATCCATCTATATGAATGATGGATATTTGACTTTCTCAGTAGACCCTGAGCAAACACGTGTATATAACGATACTATCGATCTAAATTTACGTGTTTATGAAGGAGCACAGTATACAATCAACAACGTTATTGTAAAAGGTAATGATGTCACAAATGACCGGGTTGTATTACGTTCCATTTATACAAAACCAGGACAAAAATTCTCAAAAGAGCAAATTATGCGTAGTGTTCGTGAAATTGCACAGTTGGGAAATTTTGATGAACAAAAAACAAATCCAGTTCCGAGCAATTTAAATTATGCGGAAGGAACAGTAGATATCGTTTATAATGTAACGGAGAAACCATCCGATCAGGTAGAACTTTCAGGAGGTTATGGAGCCGGACAGATCATAGGTACACTAGGTTTGACTTTCAATAACTTCTCTACAAGTAACTTTTTTGATAAAAGCTCATGGAAACCGCTACCTCGTGGTGATGGCCAAAAATTAAGTGTACGTGGTCAGACATCAGGTAAACGTTATCAATCCTATAGCTTCTCCTTTTCTGAACCTTGGTTAGGCGGAAAAAAACCCATATACTTTGGTCTGAGTGCTTATACCTCTAGTTCATCGTATGGCGGGTTCAACTACTATACAGGTGAACAAATTGTAAAAGATTCGGAATTAAACCGTATTTGGATGACGGGTATTACTGCGACTTTAGGTAAACGCCTACAGTGGCCAGACAACTGGTTCCAAGCAAATACCTCATTGTCTTTCCAACGGTATAAACTTCAGAATTACGGGAACTATTTCTTATTTGATAATGGTACAGCATACAATATCAACTTAACACAAGAATTTAGCCGTAACTCGATTGATGCGCCAATTTACCCTACTTCGGGTTCGAATATCAAATTCTCTGTGCAATTAACGCCACCTTATTCACTATTCAATAACATTGATTATAAGAATGGTACACCTCAAGATCGTTATCGCTGGACCGAATACCACAAATGGAAATTCGATTCACAATGGTATGCAAAAATTGTAGGTAAATTAGTTTTCAAAGCTCAGGCACAGTTTGGTTTCTTAGGAAAATATTCTAGCAAAACAGAAATTTCTACTTTCGAACGATTCAAGGTCGGTGGTGACGGTATGCAAGGATTCGATTACCTTCAAGGTTCTGAGATCATCGCGATGCGTGGTTATGCAAATGGTGTAATTATCCCAGAGGGTACTCAAAATGTAAACGTAGCACGAAACTCAGGTAGCCCGATCTACACCAAGTATCAAATGGAATTGCGTCACCCTGTTATGTTAAATGACCAAGCAACAGTATATGTACTGGCCTTTGCAGAAGCAGGTAATACCTGGAACAAATTCACAGAATACAACCCATTTAAGGTTCGTCGTTCGGCAGGTGTAGGTGCACGTATCTTCTTACCTATCTTCGGTATGTTGGGGATTGACTACGGTCACGCATTTGATCCTATTCCAGGTTTACCAAGCAGTACGTGGAAACAAAACTTCACATTCAGTATTATGCAAAATATGGGCGGATTTTAA